GGCGCTGGCCAGGGCGTGTGCGCGGCGGGGCGTGCGGCTGGTGCATGTCAGCACGCCCAGCGTGTACAACGCGACCGGCCGCACGGAACAGGTGCGGGAGGACACCCCGGTCGGCCCGCGCTTCGACAGCCTGTACGCCCGCAGCAAATGGCAGGCGGAACAGGCGGTGCGCGCCGCGCTGCCTGACGCGACGATCCTGCGCCCACGCGGCATCTACGGCGTGGGGGATACCAGCATCGTGCCCCGGCTGGCCGCCGCGCTGCGCGCGGGCCGCCTGCCGCGCCTGACGGGCAGCGAGGTCTGGACTGAATTGACCGACGTGCGCAACGTCGCCCACGCGATCACCCTGGCCCTGGCCCTGGCCCGACCCGCGCCCGGCGTGTTCAACGTCACGGACGGGCAGGCCATTCCGCTGTGGGCGACGCTGGACCGGCTGGCCGACACGCTGGGCGTGCCCAGACCGACCCGGCGCGTGCCCGCGCGGCTGCTGGAGGGACTCGCGGCCGCGCTGGAACTCGGCGCGCGCCTGCACCCCGACCGGCCCGAGCCGCCCCTGACCGCCAGCGGCGTGCGCCTGCTGACGCGGCCCATGACGCTGGACCTCACGCGGGCCCGCGGGCAGCTGGGCTACGCGCCGGTCGTCACGCCCGAGCGGGGCTTCGCGGACGTGTTCGCCGGGCTGCGCGGAGGGGCGACGTGACCGTCCGGGTCGTGCCACTGCGGGCCGGGTCGTGCCTGAACCTCGCGGCGATCACCGAGAGGGGCGCGCCGTGGCGGGTGCAGGCGTACCCGGCGGGCTTCACGCTGATCCTGCACCCCACGCGCGGCCCGGTGCTGTTCGACACCGGCTACGGCGCGGACGTCGTGGCCGCGATGCGCCGCTGGCCGGGCCTGATCTACGGCCTGATCACGCCCGTGCAGTTCGGCCCGCACGACTCCGCCCGCGAGCAACTGCGCGTCCTGGGCTTCCCCCCGGAGGAGGTCCGGCACGTGATCGTCTCGCACCTGCACGCCGATCACGTGGGCGGCCTGCGGGACTTCCCGCAGGCGACCTTCCACCTCGACCGCCGCGCCTGGGAGCCACTGCGCAGGCTGCGGGGCGTGCGGGCGGTGCGCCGGGCGTACCTGCCGGAACTCCTCCCGGACGACTTCGAGGACCGCTGCGCGTGGCTGGACTTCAAGCCGGGCGGGGACGCCCTGCACCCCTTTCCGCAGGTCGCGGACGTGTTCGGGGACGGCCTGCTGCGCGCCGTGCCGCTTCCCGGACACGCGCCGGGCATGGTGGGCATCCTGGCGCAGGAGGACGCGGGCCTGACCGTCCTGGCCGCCGACGCCGCCTGGAGTGTCCGCGCGGGCCGCGAGGAGCGCCCCGTGCACCCGCTGGCCCGCGTGGCGTTCCACGACCCCGCCCTGGAGGCCACGAGCGGCGCGGCCCTGCGCGCCTTCCTGCAGGCCAATCCCGCCGCGAGGCTGCACGTCAGCCACGACGCGCCCGAGGGCTGGACGACGCCGTGAATACGCTGCTGACCCTGCTGGGCGCACTGGACGACGCCCGCCTGACCTTCCGCAGCCGCGCGGCGCTGGACCGCCACCAGGACCGCCTCGCGCACGATCACCTGCGCTGGGTGGCCGCGCACAGCCCCGCCGTCGCCGCCCGCTTCCGCGCCGCCGGACTCCCCCTGAGCCGCTGGCGCGAGCTGCCCCCCACCGACAAGGCCGCCATGCTCGCCACCTTCGACACACTGAACACCGTGGGCGTCACGCTGGACCGCGCGCTGGCGATCGGGCGGCAGGCGGAACGCACCCGCGACTTCACACCCACCCTCGCCACACCCGCCGGACCCGTCACGGTCGGCCTGTCCACCGGCACGAGCGGCACCCAGGGCGTCTTCCTCGTCAGCCGCGCCGAGCAGGCCCGCTGGGCCGGGACCGTCCTGCGCCACCTGCTGCCCGGCGGCCTGTGGGGGCTGCTGCGCCCGCAGCGGGTCGCGTTCTTCCTGCGGGCCGACAGTCCCCTGTACCGCAGCGTGCGCCGCCGCCAGCTGGAGTTCCGCTTCTTCGACCTGCTGCGTCCCCTCCCCGAACTGGCCGCCGAGGCCCAGGCGTACGCGCCCACCCTGATCGTCGGGCCGCCCGGCGTGCTGCGCGCCCTGCACCGCACCGGCGTCCGGCTGCGTGCCCGCGTGATCAGCGTCGCGGAAGTCCTCGACCCCGACGACGAGGCCGCCCTGCGCGACTGGGGCGACGTCGTGCAGGTCTATCAGGCGACCGAGGGCCTGCTGGCCCTGCCGTGCCCGCACGGATCGCTGCACCTGAACGAGGCGCACGTCCACTTCGACCTTGAACCGCTGGATGGTGGGGAACCGCTCGGGGACGGCCTGCACCGCCCGGTCATCACCGACCTGCGCCGCCGCGCGCAGCCGTTCATCCGCCACCGCCTCGACGACGCCCTGCGCCTCCACCCCGACCCGTGCCCCTGCGGGCAGGCCGCGCGCCGCATCCACAGCATCGCCGGGCGGCAGGACGACGCCCTGCACCTCCCCGGCGCGGCAGGGGAGAGCGTGACCGTCTGGCCGGACTTCCTGCGCGGCGCCCTCGCTGCCGTGCCCGGCCTGCGCGAGTACCGCGCCGACCAGACCGGCCCCGCCCGGCTGACCCTGCACCTCGACCCGCACACCCCGGACACCCAGGCGCACGCCCTGCGCGCCGTCCGGGACGCCCTGCACCGCAGCCACGCCGACCCCACCCGCATGATCCTCGACACCCGACCCCTCGACCCACCCCCGCCCGGCACGAAACGCCGCCGTGTCACCCGCAGCTGGAGGCCCGCATGAACCCATCCGACCCCGTCCTCGGCGTGCGCCTCCTCGCCACCGCCCAGGCCCTCCCCGAACGCCGCGTCCCCACCGCCGAGGTCGCCCGGCTGTGCCACGTTCCGGAAGCCATCGCCCTGAAACGCAGCGGTGTCCACGAACGCCGCTGGCTGTCCGGCCAGGAGACCGCCCTGACCCTCGGCACGCAGGCCGCCCGCGAAGCCCTGCACCGCGCCGGCCTGAACATCGGCGACGTGGACGTCCTGCTGAACGCCAGCGGCAGCCAACTGCAACCCATCCCCGACGGCGCCGCCCTGTACGCCCGCGAACTCGGCCTGCACGGCGCGGCCACGTACTCGCTGCACGGCACCTGCCTCAGCTTCCTCCTGGCCCTCCAGCACGCCGCGCTGCTCATCCACACTGCTCGGGCGCGGCACGTCCTGATCATCAGCAGCGAGGGTGGCAGTGTCGGCCTGAACCCCCACCAGCCCGAGAGCACCCTCCTGATCGGCGACGGGGCCGCCGCCGTCCTCCTCGGCCCCCCCACCCGCCCCGGCCAGGGCCTGCACGCTGGCCGCATCGAGACGCACCCCGCCGGAGCCGACCACACCCGCATCAGCGGCGGTGGCACCCTCCGCCACCCCAACCACCCAGCCGCCGCCCCCACCGACTTCACCTTCGACATGCAGGGCCTCCAGGTCCTCAAACTCGCCAGCCGCGTCGTCCCCCCCTTCCTCGAACGCCTCCGCCCCGGCCTCAGCAGCGGCCTGCCCGGCATCACCCGCGTCATCCCGCACCAGGCCAGCCAGGCGGGCCTCGACCTGCTGCGCCGCTACAACTGGCCCGAGGAACAGGTCGAAGTGACGCTGCG
Above is a genomic segment from Deinococcus depolymerans containing:
- a CDS encoding NAD-dependent epimerase/dehydratase family protein, translated to MTILVTGATGFLGGVTARELARAGRAVTGLGRDARRGAALERDGVRFVSADLRGADWDALLRGVEGVVHAAARSTLWGHAADFHADNVAPSAALARACARRGVRLVHVSTPSVYNATGRTEQVREDTPVGPRFDSLYARSKWQAEQAVRAALPDATILRPRGIYGVGDTSIVPRLAAALRAGRLPRLTGSEVWTELTDVRNVAHAITLALALARPAPGVFNVTDGQAIPLWATLDRLADTLGVPRPTRRVPARLLEGLAAALELGARLHPDRPEPPLTASGVRLLTRPMTLDLTRARGQLGYAPVVTPERGFADVFAGLRGGAT
- a CDS encoding MBL fold metallo-hydrolase, which produces MTVRVVPLRAGSCLNLAAITERGAPWRVQAYPAGFTLILHPTRGPVLFDTGYGADVVAAMRRWPGLIYGLITPVQFGPHDSAREQLRVLGFPPEEVRHVIVSHLHADHVGGLRDFPQATFHLDRRAWEPLRRLRGVRAVRRAYLPELLPDDFEDRCAWLDFKPGGDALHPFPQVADVFGDGLLRAVPLPGHAPGMVGILAQEDAGLTVLAADAAWSVRAGREERPVHPLARVAFHDPALEATSGAALRAFLQANPAARLHVSHDAPEGWTTP
- a CDS encoding F390 synthetase-related protein gives rise to the protein MNTLLTLLGALDDARLTFRSRAALDRHQDRLAHDHLRWVAAHSPAVAARFRAAGLPLSRWRELPPTDKAAMLATFDTLNTVGVTLDRALAIGRQAERTRDFTPTLATPAGPVTVGLSTGTSGTQGVFLVSRAEQARWAGTVLRHLLPGGLWGLLRPQRVAFFLRADSPLYRSVRRRQLEFRFFDLLRPLPELAAEAQAYAPTLIVGPPGVLRALHRTGVRLRARVISVAEVLDPDDEAALRDWGDVVQVYQATEGLLALPCPHGSLHLNEAHVHFDLEPLDGGEPLGDGLHRPVITDLRRRAQPFIRHRLDDALRLHPDPCPCGQAARRIHSIAGRQDDALHLPGAAGESVTVWPDFLRGALAAVPGLREYRADQTGPARLTLHLDPHTPDTQAHALRAVRDALHRSHADPTRMILDTRPLDPPPPGTKRRRVTRSWRPA
- a CDS encoding 3-oxoacyl-ACP synthase III family protein; this translates as MNPSDPVLGVRLLATAQALPERRVPTAEVARLCHVPEAIALKRSGVHERRWLSGQETALTLGTQAAREALHRAGLNIGDVDVLLNASGSQLQPIPDGAALYARELGLHGAATYSLHGTCLSFLLALQHAALLIHTARARHVLIISSEGGSVGLNPHQPESTLLIGDGAAAVLLGPPTRPGQGLHAGRIETHPAGADHTRISGGGTLRHPNHPAAAPTDFTFDMQGLQVLKLASRVVPPFLERLRPGLSSGLPGITRVIPHQASQAGLDLLRRYNWPEEQVEVTLRTLGNVIAASLPLTLHQAVEAGRLGEGDTALLVGTGAGLIAGGVIWEL